One Nevskiales bacterium DNA segment encodes these proteins:
- a CDS encoding pteridine reductase — MKTAAAVALVTGAGRRIGAEIARCLHAAGYNLALHCRHSRSETENLAAEFNRARHDSAHVFSADLLDTPALPQLVEQARSAWGRLDALVNNASSYYRTPLGTIDEAAWEELVGSNLKAPLFLSQAAAPYLAERAGSIVNLIDIHAGRPLPGYAVYGAAKAGLAMLTRQLARELAPRVRVNGVAPGTILWPEQGELQDEAERAALIRATPLGRIGTPTEVAAAVRFLLSADAAFITGQVLAVDGGRGIGWT; from the coding sequence ATGAAAACCGCCGCCGCTGTCGCGCTGGTCACCGGCGCCGGACGTCGTATCGGCGCCGAGATCGCCCGGTGTCTGCATGCGGCCGGCTACAACCTTGCGCTGCACTGCCGCCACTCGCGCAGCGAAACGGAAAACCTGGCGGCCGAGTTCAACCGCGCCCGCCACGACTCCGCGCATGTGTTCAGCGCCGACCTGCTCGACACCCCCGCGCTGCCGCAGCTGGTCGAGCAGGCGCGCAGCGCCTGGGGCCGGCTCGACGCCCTGGTCAACAACGCCTCCAGTTACTACCGCACGCCGCTCGGCACGATCGACGAGGCAGCCTGGGAGGAGCTGGTCGGCAGCAATCTCAAGGCGCCGCTGTTCCTGAGCCAGGCGGCGGCGCCCTACCTGGCCGAGCGCGCGGGCAGCATCGTGAATCTCATCGACATCCACGCCGGCCGGCCGCTGCCCGGCTATGCGGTGTACGGCGCGGCCAAGGCCGGGCTGGCCATGCTCACGCGTCAGCTGGCGCGCGAACTGGCGCCGCGCGTGCGCGTCAACGGCGTCGCGCCCGGCACCATCCTGTGGCCCGAGCAGGGCGAGCTGCAGGACGAGGCCGAACGCGCCGCGCTGATCCGCGCCACGCCGCTGGGGCGCATCGGCACGCCGACGGAGGTCGCCGCGGCGGTGCGCTTCCTGCTCAGCGCCGATGCGGCCTTCATCACCGGCCAGGTGCTGGCCGTGGATGGCGGCCGCGGCATCGGCTGGACCTAG
- a CDS encoding undecaprenyl-diphosphate phosphatase, protein MNNTLEVILLGVIEGITEFLPISSTGHLLIAQHWLGPRSDMFNVAIQSGAMLAVVLIYWRRLLELFRNPMQPDNRDYLAKLGVSFGVTVLCGTIAGLLGFELPEEVAPVAWALVIGALFIFLVEWWVRHRPSSETVTWTVAIGVGLAQMAAGIFPGLSRSLSTIFVAMLLGLSARPAATQFAFLVGIPTMFAAGVFQYLEMSGQQVDHEPWADLALGFAVSAIVAFVVVKWLLRFIQTHSFVPFAWYRLAVGLFLLTWVIPNGE, encoded by the coding sequence GTGAACAACACGCTCGAAGTCATCCTGCTCGGCGTCATCGAGGGGATCACCGAATTCCTGCCGATCTCCAGCACCGGCCATCTGCTCATCGCCCAGCACTGGCTGGGCCCGCGCTCGGACATGTTCAACGTGGCGATCCAGTCCGGTGCCATGCTGGCGGTGGTGCTGATCTACTGGCGGCGCCTGCTGGAACTGTTTCGCAATCCCATGCAGCCGGACAATCGCGACTACCTGGCCAAGCTCGGCGTGTCCTTCGGTGTGACCGTGCTGTGCGGCACCATCGCCGGCCTGCTCGGCTTCGAGCTGCCGGAGGAGGTGGCGCCGGTGGCCTGGGCGCTGGTGATCGGCGCGCTGTTCATCTTTCTGGTCGAATGGTGGGTGCGCCACCGGCCGTCGAGCGAGACCGTCACCTGGACGGTGGCGATTGGTGTGGGTCTGGCGCAGATGGCGGCCGGCATCTTCCCCGGGCTGTCGCGCTCGCTCTCGACCATTTTCGTGGCCATGCTGCTGGGCCTGAGCGCGCGGCCCGCGGCCACCCAGTTCGCCTTCCTGGTCGGCATCCCGACCATGTTTGCGGCCGGCGTATTCCAGTACCTCGAGATGAGCGGCCAGCAGGTGGACCACGAACCCTGGGCGGATCTGGCGCTCGGTTTCGCGGTGTCGGCGATCGTGGCCTTCGTGGTGGTCAAGTGGCTGCTGCGCTTCATCCAGACGCACAGCTTCGTGCCCTTCGCCTGGTATCGCCTGGCGGTGGGACTGTTCCTGCTCACCTGGGTCATTCCGAACGGGGAATGA
- a CDS encoding multifunctional CCA addition/repair protein codes for MTDLRIYRVGGAVRDRLLGLPAGERDWVVVGATPEAMQARGFLPVGRDFPVFLHPETKEEYALARTERKTAPGYHGFVFHADPSVTLEEDLRRRDLTVNAIAEDETGALIDPYGGQRDLAARVLRHVSPAFAEDPVRILRVARFYSRFRPLGFRVAEETLTLMRQMTTAGEVDALQPERVWQEARRALMQDDPAAFFELLRECGALARLFPELDALFGVPQTPKHHPEIDAGLHVLMALSQAARRAAPLEVRFAVLCHDFGKALSPREILPHHYGHEVRGLECVEQLCARLRVPNDCRELALRVTRHHLLVHQAGQLRPSTVMELLERNDAFRQPARFEQFLQACECDARGRLGLENRAYPQADFLREALRVASAVTAKDVVAQGLQGEAVGRELRERRIRAITDWIKTAPPG; via the coding sequence ATGACGGACCTGCGGATCTATCGGGTCGGCGGCGCGGTGCGCGACCGGCTGCTCGGGCTGCCGGCGGGCGAGCGCGACTGGGTCGTGGTCGGCGCCACGCCGGAGGCGATGCAGGCGCGCGGCTTCCTGCCGGTCGGGCGCGACTTTCCCGTGTTCCTGCACCCCGAGACGAAGGAGGAGTATGCGCTGGCGCGCACCGAACGCAAGACCGCGCCGGGCTACCACGGCTTTGTGTTCCACGCCGATCCATCCGTGACGCTGGAGGAGGACCTGCGTCGGCGCGACCTGACCGTCAACGCCATCGCGGAGGACGAAACCGGCGCGCTGATCGACCCCTACGGCGGGCAACGCGATCTGGCCGCGCGCGTGCTGCGCCACGTATCGCCGGCCTTCGCCGAAGACCCCGTGCGCATCCTGCGCGTGGCGCGCTTTTACAGCCGTTTTCGGCCGCTGGGCTTCCGTGTGGCCGAAGAAACCCTGACGCTGATGCGACAGATGACCACAGCGGGCGAGGTGGATGCACTGCAGCCCGAGCGGGTCTGGCAGGAAGCCCGCCGCGCGCTGATGCAGGACGACCCGGCGGCGTTCTTCGAACTGCTGCGCGAATGCGGCGCGCTGGCCAGACTGTTCCCCGAGCTCGACGCGCTGTTCGGCGTGCCGCAGACGCCGAAGCACCATCCCGAGATCGATGCCGGCCTGCACGTGCTCATGGCGCTGTCCCAGGCGGCGCGGCGCGCGGCGCCGCTCGAGGTGCGCTTCGCCGTGCTGTGCCACGACTTCGGCAAGGCGCTCAGCCCGCGCGAGATCCTGCCGCACCACTACGGCCACGAGGTGCGCGGCCTCGAATGCGTCGAACAGCTGTGCGCGCGGCTGCGCGTGCCGAATGACTGCCGCGAGCTGGCCCTGCGCGTCACCCGCCACCACCTGCTGGTGCATCAGGCCGGGCAGCTGCGGCCGAGTACCGTCATGGAGCTGCTGGAGCGCAACGACGCCTTCCGCCAGCCGGCACGCTTCGAGCAGTTCCTGCAGGCCTGCGAGTGCGACGCGCGCGGGCGCCTGGGCCTGGAGAACCGCGCCTATCCGCAGGCCGACTTCCTGCGCGAAGCGTTGCGCGTAGCGAGCGCAGTGACGGCGAAGGACGTCGTGGCGCAGGGCCTGCAGGGCGAGGCCGTCGGACGCGAGCTGCGCGAGCGGCGCATCCGCGCGATCACGGACTGGATCAAAACCGCGCCGCCAGGCTAG
- a CDS encoding transglycosylase SLT domain-containing protein, translating to MRRFLLVTILGFTGLLASGQALATPDDSTLHAQRERFRNLYVQAQGGGWPGIRQSARALEGYPLYPYLEAADLEYRLRRGNVQDARLAALFTQYPDLGAAANLRNRWLKDLARRGEWRQVAEFYQPSDDSELRCLHARANVRLGRGDAALAEAKQLWLSPESLPAACDPLFEWLQDRGQLDADLVQTRIRLAMAAGEARLVRALAKRLSGRAKRNAELWLEIRKDPFDELEELIDDPEPGISAEVIVLGLRLAARNDPLRATQLYEGLARHYLRTQDERDQALGYLGLELALDRQPEALDWYSRLARNPADTDAREWRLRTAIYHSAWDKARAWIEQLPDEERGEQRWRYWLARSHEGLPGEAHAQQARALYAALAVERGYYPYLAADRIGRSYALRHQPVPADPALRSRLALQPAALRAREFHALGFLPQARNEWRGFTAGQSPLELRQSAIIAQSWGWHPQAIMTLARSEYWDDLHLRYPLLYKDEALGAARKAAVDSGWVYGIMRAESLFIPDARSHANAIGLMQLLPSTARQVARDIGLTYHGERTLLEPAANLRLGAEYLRQMRDRFSGNMAMATAAYNAGPHRVQGWRPHARLPADVWVENIPFDETRTYVQRVMEHAVAFDWRLGREITPLSRRMPPVPPAP from the coding sequence ATGCGCCGTTTTCTTCTCGTAACGATTCTCGGTTTCACGGGGCTGCTCGCCTCTGGCCAGGCGCTGGCAACGCCAGATGACAGCACGCTACACGCCCAGCGCGAGCGCTTCCGCAACCTTTATGTGCAGGCCCAGGGCGGCGGCTGGCCCGGCATCCGGCAGTCCGCCCGCGCGCTCGAAGGCTACCCCCTCTACCCCTACCTCGAAGCCGCCGACCTGGAATACCGGCTCCGGCGCGGCAATGTGCAGGATGCGCGCCTGGCGGCGCTGTTCACGCAGTATCCCGACCTGGGCGCCGCCGCCAACCTGCGCAACCGCTGGCTCAAGGATCTGGCACGACGCGGCGAGTGGCGGCAGGTGGCCGAGTTCTACCAGCCCAGCGACGATTCCGAGCTGCGCTGCCTGCACGCGCGCGCGAATGTCCGCCTGGGCCGCGGCGATGCGGCGCTGGCGGAGGCCAAGCAGCTGTGGCTGTCGCCCGAGAGCCTGCCGGCCGCTTGCGATCCCCTGTTCGAATGGTTGCAGGATCGCGGCCAGCTCGACGCCGACCTGGTACAGACACGTATCCGGCTGGCCATGGCCGCGGGCGAGGCGCGTCTGGTGCGGGCGCTGGCCAAACGCCTGTCCGGCCGCGCGAAGCGCAACGCGGAATTATGGCTCGAGATCCGCAAGGATCCCTTCGACGAACTGGAAGAACTCATTGACGACCCCGAGCCCGGCATCAGCGCCGAGGTGATTGTGTTGGGACTGCGACTCGCCGCCCGCAATGACCCGCTGCGCGCAACGCAGCTGTACGAGGGGCTCGCACGTCACTACCTCAGGACCCAGGACGAGCGCGACCAGGCGCTCGGTTATCTGGGCCTGGAGCTGGCGCTGGACCGCCAACCCGAGGCGCTGGACTGGTACAGCCGGCTGGCACGGAATCCCGCGGATACGGACGCACGCGAATGGCGCCTGCGCACCGCGATCTACCACAGCGCCTGGGACAAGGCGCGCGCCTGGATCGAACAGCTTCCCGACGAAGAGCGCGGCGAGCAGCGCTGGCGCTACTGGCTGGCACGCAGCCACGAGGGCCTGCCGGGCGAAGCCCATGCACAGCAGGCGCGCGCACTGTATGCCGCGCTGGCGGTGGAGCGCGGCTACTACCCCTATCTCGCCGCCGATCGCATCGGCCGGTCCTATGCGCTGCGGCACCAGCCGGTGCCGGCGGATCCGGCTCTGCGCAGCCGGCTGGCGCTGCAACCCGCCGCGCTGCGCGCGCGCGAGTTCCATGCGCTCGGCTTTTTACCGCAGGCCCGGAACGAATGGCGCGGCTTCACCGCGGGCCAGAGTCCGCTGGAGCTGCGCCAGTCGGCCATCATCGCCCAGAGCTGGGGTTGGCACCCGCAGGCGATCATGACCCTGGCCAGGTCCGAATACTGGGACGACCTGCACCTGCGCTACCCGCTACTGTACAAGGACGAGGCGCTCGGTGCCGCGCGCAAGGCGGCCGTGGACAGCGGCTGGGTGTACGGCATCATGCGCGCCGAAAGCCTGTTCATCCCGGATGCGCGCTCGCATGCCAACGCGATCGGCCTGATGCAGCTGCTGCCGTCCACCGCGCGGCAGGTGGCGCGCGATATCGGCCTGACCTACCACGGCGAACGCACGCTGCTCGAGCCGGCTGCCAACCTGCGCCTGGGCGCCGAATACCTGCGCCAGATGCGCGACCGCTTCAGCGGCAACATGGCCATGGCCACCGCCGCCTACAACGCCGGCCCGCACCGCGTACAGGGCTGGCGCCCGCACGCGCGCCTGCCGGCCGACGTCTGGGTCGAGAACATCCCGTTCGACGAAACGCGCACCTACGTGCAGCGCGTGATGGAGCACGCGGTGGCCTTCGACTGGCGCCTGGGCCGCGAGATCACGCCGCTGTCCAGGCGCATGCCGCCGGTGCCGCCCGCGCCCTGA
- a CDS encoding sulfite exporter TauE/SafE family protein, whose product MLSTLLIYVATGVVAGLLAGLFGVGGGMIMVPALALVLPAQGVGSAIILQVAIATSLAVISATSISSMYRHHQLQGILWPTFRAMAPGLAAGSVAGAFLADQLSSRTLAQIVGIGALLTAVQMWFDFRPRAHTPLPGPAGLSLAGGVIGVLSALIGIGGGSLTVPFLSWCSVQIRQAVGTAAACGIPIAWAGAAGFIVAGWDAPGRPPWSLGYVDLAAFAGIALASVPTARLGASLAHRLPPRTLKRAFAVLLLLIGVKMLLG is encoded by the coding sequence ATGCTGAGCACTCTTCTCATTTATGTCGCCACCGGCGTCGTCGCCGGTCTGCTGGCCGGTTTGTTCGGTGTCGGCGGCGGGATGATCATGGTGCCGGCGCTGGCGCTGGTGCTGCCGGCGCAGGGTGTGGGCAGCGCCATCATCCTGCAGGTCGCCATCGCCACTTCGCTGGCGGTGATCTCGGCTACCTCGATTTCCTCGATGTACCGGCATCACCAGCTGCAGGGCATCCTCTGGCCCACCTTCCGCGCCATGGCGCCGGGGCTGGCCGCGGGCTCGGTGGCGGGCGCGTTCCTGGCGGACCAGCTGTCCAGCCGCACGCTGGCGCAGATCGTCGGCATCGGTGCGCTGCTGACGGCCGTGCAGATGTGGTTCGATTTCAGGCCACGCGCGCACACGCCGCTGCCGGGGCCCGCCGGGCTGTCGCTGGCCGGTGGCGTGATCGGTGTGCTGTCCGCACTGATCGGCATCGGCGGCGGCTCGCTGACGGTGCCCTTCCTGAGCTGGTGTAGCGTGCAGATCCGGCAGGCCGTCGGCACCGCCGCCGCCTGCGGTATTCCCATCGCCTGGGCCGGCGCGGCGGGTTTCATCGTCGCGGGCTGGGATGCGCCGGGGCGGCCGCCCTGGAGCCTGGGCTATGTGGACCTGGCCGCCTTTGCCGGCATCGCGCTGGCCAGCGTGCCCACCGCGCGTCTGGGCGCGAGCCTGGCGCATCGCCTGCCGCCGCGGACACTCAAGCGCGCCTTCGCCGTACTGCTGCTGCTGATCGGCGTGAAGATGCTGCTGGGTTGA
- the sat gene encoding sulfate adenylyltransferase, whose translation MSKLIPPHGAAELKPLFVYDSARHHALLREAEGLPSLLLNSAAAANAVMLGAGYFTPLAGYMNLADALSVAEKMQTTGGLFWPVPVVNLTKDSGIRAGSRIALRDPNVEGHPVLAVMDVQAVEAVSDEQIRFMAEKIFGTLDPKHPGVAVFTGLGNTLLSGPIEVLNFSYFQTDFPDTFRTAVEIRNEISERGWSKVVAFQTRNPMHRAHEELCRMALERLKADGLVIHMLLGKLKEGDIPAPVRDAAIRKMVELYFPANTVIVSGYGFDMLYAGPREALLHAVFRQNMGATHLIVGRDHAGVGNYYGPFDAQEIFKQVPKGALKIEIFAADNTAWSKKLGRVVMMREAPDHTPEDFINLSGTKVREMLGKGQALPPEFSRPEVAKILMAYYQSIGG comes from the coding sequence ATGTCCAAGCTGATCCCGCCGCACGGCGCCGCCGAGCTCAAGCCTCTGTTCGTCTACGACAGCGCGCGCCACCACGCGCTGCTGCGCGAGGCGGAGGGCCTGCCATCGCTGCTGCTCAATTCCGCCGCGGCGGCCAATGCGGTGATGCTGGGCGCCGGCTACTTCACGCCGCTGGCCGGTTACATGAACCTCGCGGATGCGCTCTCGGTGGCGGAGAAGATGCAGACCACGGGCGGGCTGTTCTGGCCGGTGCCGGTGGTCAACCTGACGAAGGACAGCGGCATCAGGGCCGGCTCCCGCATCGCGCTGCGCGATCCCAACGTCGAGGGCCACCCGGTGCTGGCCGTGATGGACGTGCAGGCGGTCGAGGCGGTCAGCGACGAGCAGATCCGCTTCATGGCGGAGAAAATCTTCGGCACGCTCGATCCCAAGCACCCGGGCGTGGCGGTGTTCACGGGCCTCGGCAACACGCTGCTGTCCGGCCCGATCGAGGTGCTGAATTTTTCCTACTTCCAGACCGATTTCCCCGACACCTTCCGCACTGCAGTGGAGATCCGCAACGAGATCAGCGAGCGCGGCTGGAGCAAGGTCGTGGCCTTCCAGACCCGCAACCCGATGCACCGCGCGCACGAGGAGCTGTGCCGCATGGCGCTGGAGCGGCTGAAGGCCGACGGCCTGGTGATCCACATGCTGCTGGGCAAGCTCAAGGAAGGCGACATCCCCGCGCCGGTGCGCGACGCCGCCATCCGCAAGATGGTGGAGCTCTACTTTCCGGCCAACACCGTGATCGTCAGCGGCTACGGCTTCGACATGCTCTACGCCGGGCCGCGCGAGGCCCTGCTGCACGCGGTGTTCCGCCAGAACATGGGCGCCACCCACCTGATCGTCGGGCGCGACCATGCCGGCGTCGGCAACTACTACGGCCCGTTCGACGCGCAGGAAATCTTCAAGCAGGTGCCGAAGGGTGCGCTGAAGATCGAGATCTTCGCCGCCGACAACACGGCCTGGAGCAAGAAGCTCGGCCGCGTGGTGATGATGCGCGAAGCCCCCGACCATACCCCGGAGGACTTCATCAACCTGTCCGGCACCAAGGTGCGCGAGATGCTGGGCAAGGGCCAGGCCCTGCCGCCGGAATTCTCGCGCCCCGAGGTCGCCAAGATCCTGATGGCCTACTACCAGAGCATCGGCGGCTGA
- a CDS encoding lytic transglycosylase domain-containing protein produces MRGGWTLGLALAVLLPLPAPAQTGEIHIYRGANGVPLYTDRKITPRITEDVYAYIGKYGRPTAVLSCQGLTEAGLQARGAQYQHLIDRHARSYGVDPALVKAMMRVESCFDANAVSKVGAQGLMQLMPYTAQKLGVRNSFDPDENIRGGVQYLSGLLKRFNNNLEHAIAAYNAGPLNVEKYRGVPPFTETQSYLKRVLAHYRRYAP; encoded by the coding sequence ATGAGGGGCGGGTGGACGCTGGGCCTGGCGCTGGCGGTCCTGCTGCCGCTGCCCGCACCGGCGCAGACCGGCGAGATCCACATCTACCGCGGTGCCAACGGCGTCCCGCTGTACACCGACCGCAAGATCACCCCCCGCATCACGGAGGACGTCTACGCCTACATCGGCAAGTACGGGCGCCCGACCGCGGTGCTCTCCTGCCAGGGCTTGACCGAGGCCGGCCTGCAGGCGCGCGGCGCGCAGTACCAGCACCTGATCGACCGCCATGCGCGCAGCTATGGTGTCGATCCCGCGCTGGTCAAGGCCATGATGCGGGTGGAGTCCTGCTTCGACGCCAATGCGGTGTCCAAGGTCGGCGCGCAGGGCCTGATGCAGCTGATGCCTTACACCGCGCAGAAGCTCGGCGTGCGTAACAGCTTCGATCCGGACGAGAACATCCGCGGCGGTGTGCAGTACCTGAGCGGCTTGCTCAAGCGTTTCAACAACAACCTCGAGCACGCGATCGCTGCCTACAACGCCGGGCCGCTCAACGTGGAAAAGTACCGCGGCGTGCCGCCGTTTACCGAGACCCAGTCCTACCTCAAGCGGGTGCTGGCGCATTACCGGCGCTACGCGCCTTAG
- a CDS encoding helix-turn-helix domain-containing protein — translation MKETPAPSAARMVEDVIGCKWSLSVIACVRDGVRRPGAMAQRIPGISTKVLNERLTKLRRYGILEKIVFDEKPLHTEYRLTPFGRRFVSVLDRIERLEREPSP, via the coding sequence ATGAAGGAGACACCGGCGCCATCGGCCGCACGGATGGTCGAGGACGTCATCGGCTGCAAATGGAGCCTGTCGGTGATCGCGTGCGTCCGCGACGGCGTACGGCGCCCGGGCGCCATGGCGCAGCGCATCCCTGGTATCAGCACCAAGGTGCTGAACGAGCGCCTGACCAAGCTGCGGCGCTACGGCATCCTGGAGAAGATCGTATTCGACGAAAAACCCCTGCACACCGAGTACCGCCTCACGCCCTTCGGGCGCAGGTTCGTATCGGTGCTGGATCGCATCGAGCGGCTGGAGCGGGAACCGTCGCCATAA
- a CDS encoding cytochrome P460 family protein: MRKPILAALLAMLPPLALAAEPPPVPYPDDYRDWRHVKSMVIEQGHPLYDSFGGIHHIYANPKALEGYRTGRFPDGAVLIFDLFEAQAADHALTEGRRKVLGVMHKDSRRFAATGGWGYEGFGGGDRNTRAVGKNAATACHACHAQQKDRDYVFSAPRD, translated from the coding sequence ATGCGAAAGCCGATTCTGGCCGCCTTGCTGGCGATGCTGCCGCCGCTGGCGCTGGCGGCCGAGCCGCCGCCGGTCCCGTATCCCGACGACTACCGCGACTGGCGGCACGTCAAGAGCATGGTGATCGAGCAGGGGCACCCGCTGTACGACTCCTTCGGCGGCATTCACCACATCTATGCCAATCCGAAGGCGCTCGAGGGCTATCGTACGGGCCGTTTTCCCGACGGTGCAGTGCTGATCTTCGACCTCTTCGAGGCGCAGGCCGCGGACCATGCCCTGACCGAGGGCCGGCGCAAGGTGCTGGGCGTGATGCACAAGGACAGCCGCAGGTTCGCAGCCACCGGCGGCTGGGGCTATGAAGGCTTCGGCGGCGGCGACCGGAACACCCGCGCCGTCGGCAAGAACGCCGCGACGGCCTGCCACGCCTGCCACGCGCAGCAGAAGGACCGCGATTACGTGTTCAGCGCGCCGCGCGATTGA
- a CDS encoding NnrU family protein produces the protein MTALALAAAAWVLLHVLVAGTFRPALAARLGEQGFRALFSVLSALSLGVLIWAYVEAPVIWLWPPSPALNLVAALLMLPAFLLLVMALRPSNPTLAGADLLLGNRLPVTGVTRITRHPMLWAFTLWAVAHLLANGDLGTQLLAGAVLLTALNGMRSIDRKNRRRLGEAYLAFERQTSIVPFAAILQGRNELRLREIGWLPLVLGLLLYAGAFWLHGRLGAPILL, from the coding sequence ATGACCGCGCTCGCCCTTGCCGCTGCCGCCTGGGTCCTGCTGCACGTGCTGGTGGCCGGCACATTCCGGCCGGCGCTGGCGGCGCGCCTGGGCGAGCAGGGCTTCCGTGCGCTGTTTTCCGTGCTGAGCGCACTCAGCCTGGGCGTGCTGATCTGGGCCTATGTCGAGGCGCCCGTGATCTGGCTGTGGCCGCCCAGTCCTGCGCTCAACCTGGTGGCGGCCCTGCTGATGCTGCCGGCCTTCCTGCTGCTGGTGATGGCGCTGCGCCCCAGCAATCCGACCCTGGCCGGCGCGGATCTGCTCTTGGGCAATCGGCTCCCGGTCACCGGCGTCACCCGCATCACGCGACACCCCATGCTGTGGGCCTTCACGCTGTGGGCCGTGGCGCATCTGCTCGCCAATGGCGACCTGGGGACGCAGCTGCTGGCGGGCGCCGTGCTGCTGACGGCGCTGAACGGCATGCGCTCGATCGATCGCAAGAACCGGCGCCGGCTGGGCGAGGCCTATCTCGCGTTCGAGCGCCAGACCTCGATCGTGCCGTTCGCCGCGATCCTGCAGGGCCGCAACGAACTGCGCCTGCGCGAGATCGGCTGGCTGCCGCTGGTACTGGGCCTGCTGCTGTATGCCGGTGCCTTCTGGCTGCATGGACGGCTGGGTGCGCCCATCCTGCTGTAA
- a CDS encoding GNAT family N-acetyltransferase, whose protein sequence is MNLRFRPAEPRDAELAVPLIYSAGPEGFEYVFTQGRRNARDFLGYAFTDGAGLFGCRNHRVAEYDGRVVGIGAFYSGADYAALSRDTLRQLLRFYRLACLPVLRRAMQTTRWMPPPGRRTLYVANLGVAPAHRGRGIGAGLLREQMQHARGAGLARLALDVAETNPAAQRLYERLGLRVVRESAAGLRRNGIALPAVRRMELLL, encoded by the coding sequence TTGAATCTGCGTTTCCGGCCGGCCGAGCCGCGCGATGCGGAGCTGGCGGTGCCGCTCATCTACAGCGCGGGGCCGGAAGGCTTCGAATACGTCTTCACCCAGGGCCGCCGCAACGCGCGCGATTTTCTCGGCTACGCCTTCACCGACGGTGCGGGCCTGTTCGGTTGCCGCAACCACCGCGTGGCCGAATACGACGGCCGCGTCGTGGGCATCGGCGCGTTCTACAGCGGCGCCGACTATGCCGCGCTGAGCCGCGACACGCTGCGCCAGCTGCTGCGTTTCTACCGCCTGGCCTGCCTGCCGGTGCTGCGCCGGGCCATGCAGACGACACGCTGGATGCCGCCGCCGGGCCGGCGCACGCTGTACGTCGCCAACCTCGGCGTGGCGCCGGCGCACCGCGGCCGCGGCATCGGCGCAGGCCTGCTGCGCGAACAGATGCAACACGCCCGCGGCGCTGGATTGGCCAGGCTCGCGCTGGACGTGGCGGAGACCAACCCCGCCGCGCAGCGGCTCTACGAGCGGCTCGGCCTGCGCGTGGTGCGGGAAAGCGCCGCCGGCCTGCGCCGCAACGGCATCGCGCTGCCCGCGGTGCGGCGGATGGAGCTGCTGCTGTAG
- a CDS encoding hydrogen peroxide-inducible genes activator — translation MSVTRPSAITLTELRYLVALDKERHFGRAADRCFVSQPTLSVAIRKLEEQLGVTLFERNRSEARPTPVGERIIEQARRVLAEVAALETLAQQGQDELSGVLRLGVIYTVGPYLLPRLVPRLRDAVPGMPLLIEENFTAVLSRQLRQNELDVIIVALPFSQPGVDTWPLYDEPFVVVMPKDHPWSARRSIPPNDLSAENLLLLGPGHCFREQVLEACPDCREAEGELPRPLAGSSLETIRHMVASGLGITVLPKSSVEESAVDSALLSARPFTGQGPSRRIALAWRKSFPRPKAIAALRQAILECELKGVHWLKAEKPDSGQPEMTARRESA, via the coding sequence GTGAGCGTCACGCGCCCCTCCGCCATCACCCTGACCGAGCTGCGCTACCTGGTAGCCCTGGACAAGGAGCGCCATTTCGGCCGCGCCGCCGACCGCTGCTTCGTCAGCCAGCCGACGCTATCGGTCGCGATCCGCAAACTCGAGGAGCAGCTGGGCGTCACACTGTTCGAGCGCAACCGCAGCGAGGCGCGGCCCACCCCGGTCGGCGAGCGCATCATCGAGCAGGCCCGCCGCGTGCTGGCCGAGGTCGCTGCGCTGGAAACCCTCGCGCAGCAGGGGCAGGACGAGCTCAGCGGCGTGCTGCGCCTCGGCGTGATCTATACCGTGGGGCCTTATCTGCTGCCGCGGCTGGTGCCGCGCCTGCGCGACGCGGTGCCCGGCATGCCGCTGCTGATCGAGGAGAACTTCACTGCGGTATTGTCGCGCCAGCTGCGCCAGAACGAACTCGACGTCATCATCGTCGCCCTGCCCTTCAGCCAGCCCGGCGTAGACACCTGGCCGCTGTACGACGAGCCCTTCGTGGTGGTGATGCCGAAGGATCATCCCTGGAGCGCGCGGCGCAGTATTCCCCCGAATGACTTGTCGGCCGAGAATCTGCTGCTGCTCGGGCCCGGCCACTGCTTCCGCGAGCAGGTGCTGGAGGCCTGCCCCGACTGCCGCGAGGCCGAGGGCGAGCTGCCGCGACCCCTGGCCGGCAGCAGCCTGGAAACCATCCGCCACATGGTGGCGAGCGGCCTGGGCATCACCGTGCTGCCGAAAAGCTCGGTAGAGGAAAGTGCCGTGGACAGCGCGCTGCTGAGCGCGCGGCCGTTCACGGGCCAGGGCCCGTCGCGGCGCATCGCGCTGGCCTGGCGCAAGAGCTTCCCGCGGCCCAAGGCGATTGCCGCCCTGCGCCAGGCGATCCTCGAGTGCGAGCTGAAGGGCGTGCACTGGCTCAAGGCCGAGAAGCCCGACAGCGGCCAGCCGGAAATGACTGCCCGGCGCGAATCCGCTTGA